One stretch of Balneola sp. MJW-20 DNA includes these proteins:
- a CDS encoding phosphatidylserine decarboxylase family protein produces the protein MFAKEGYPTIVTVLTFSAIVCGIASYFLNNWFVYVVYGLMGALSLLIIYFFRDPERTPVDGSDLILSPADGKVVLIKEIDEKVYLKEKATQISIFLSPLDVHVNRVPLSGKLEYVKYHPGEYLMAWNEHSSELNERADFGVRHTSGTKIFFKQITGFLARRIVYHIKEGDDLVAGSRFGIMKFGSRMDVIVPGNVDIQVKEGDRTRAAESVLARIKP, from the coding sequence ATGTTTGCCAAAGAAGGCTACCCCACAATCGTAACCGTCCTTACTTTTTCGGCCATCGTATGTGGAATTGCCAGTTATTTTCTGAATAACTGGTTCGTATACGTTGTCTACGGGCTTATGGGAGCCTTATCACTGCTTATCATATATTTTTTCCGGGATCCTGAAAGAACTCCTGTTGACGGATCGGACCTTATTTTATCTCCTGCTGACGGAAAAGTAGTTCTCATCAAGGAAATCGATGAAAAAGTCTATTTGAAAGAGAAGGCTACTCAAATCAGTATCTTTCTTTCACCGCTGGATGTACATGTAAACAGAGTACCGCTATCCGGTAAACTGGAGTATGTTAAATATCATCCGGGAGAATATCTGATGGCCTGGAATGAACACTCCTCTGAATTAAATGAGCGTGCCGATTTTGGTGTCCGGCACACAAGTGGCACGAAGATATTTTTTAAACAGATCACGGGATTCCTGGCGAGGAGGATCGTCTACCATATCAAAGAAGGAGACGATCTTGTTGCCGGTAGCCGATTTGGTATCATGAAATTCGGGTCCAGAATGGACGTTATAGTTCCCGGAAATGTGGATATACAGGTAAAGGAAGGAGACCGGACCCGGGCTGCTGAATCTGTATTAGCTAGGATCAAGCCATGA
- the rseP gene encoding RIP metalloprotease RseP, producing MEILELLKTVGIFIGALMILVFIHELGHFLTAKWFRMRVERFSIGFPPRIWGFQKGDTDYCIGITPLGGYVKISGMIDESMDTEHLDAEPEPWEFRAKPVWQRMIVIVGGVVFNMILAFAIYFGLTYSNGKQVIPIEDMTGIYVPESSILAEIGFQTNDKVVGVNGERVSYFNDLVSASELTAEELTYQVMRNGQEVDVSVSSNYLDSVQTRGFLDLAYILPSIPQTIQAGSPADQAGLESGDRIVSVNGNEVNYWVQLVEMIQESDSTLNFQIARADSLFDLTITPDPETNTIGIGPPTTNLSVIGAKRIEYGLGESIVAGYNETIEQTVGIVQGFARMLSGDISLRQNLGGPIAIASITRQATDSAGWIGFWNITALLSITLAIINILPIPALDGGHLVFLIYEGITRQEPSEKIRMAAQQIGFFIMIGLFIFVMFNDAFKYFGF from the coding sequence GTTTTCCTCCGCGTATCTGGGGATTTCAAAAGGGAGACACAGACTATTGTATCGGAATAACGCCATTAGGGGGTTATGTGAAAATTTCCGGCATGATCGATGAGAGTATGGATACCGAACACCTGGATGCTGAACCCGAACCCTGGGAATTCAGAGCCAAGCCGGTCTGGCAAAGAATGATCGTTATTGTTGGAGGTGTAGTCTTCAATATGATTCTGGCGTTTGCGATCTATTTCGGTCTTACTTATTCCAATGGGAAGCAGGTGATCCCAATCGAAGATATGACCGGTATTTACGTACCCGAATCTTCTATTCTTGCCGAGATCGGATTTCAGACCAATGACAAAGTTGTTGGGGTGAACGGTGAGAGAGTAAGTTATTTCAATGACCTGGTATCCGCCTCGGAACTTACGGCGGAGGAACTTACCTATCAGGTAATGAGAAACGGGCAGGAAGTGGATGTTTCGGTATCGTCCAATTATCTGGATAGCGTACAGACCAGAGGATTCCTGGATCTTGCCTATATTCTTCCCAGTATTCCACAAACAATTCAGGCCGGTTCTCCTGCTGATCAGGCCGGCCTTGAATCAGGTGACAGGATCGTTAGTGTGAACGGCAATGAAGTAAATTACTGGGTTCAGCTGGTTGAGATGATTCAGGAGTCGGACAGTACACTTAATTTTCAGATCGCCCGGGCAGATTCACTGTTCGACCTGACCATAACTCCAGATCCTGAAACGAATACCATAGGAATAGGTCCGCCCACAACCAATTTGTCGGTGATCGGAGCTAAAAGAATAGAATACGGTCTGGGAGAATCCATAGTTGCCGGTTATAATGAAACCATTGAGCAAACAGTAGGAATTGTCCAGGGATTTGCCAGAATGTTATCCGGTGATATATCACTGCGTCAGAATCTCGGTGGACCCATAGCAATAGCCAGTATAACCCGTCAGGCTACAGATTCTGCAGGCTGGATCGGCTTCTGGAATATTACCGCATTGCTGAGTATCACACTTGCGATCATTAATATTTTGCCGATCCCCGCACTGGATGGTGGTCACCTTGTATTTCTTATCTATGAAGGTATAACCAGACAAGAGCCTTCAGAAAAGATCCGAATGGCTGCTCAGCAGATAGGATTTTTCATTATGATAGGTCTTTTCATATTTGTTATGTTTAACGACGCATTCAAATACTTCGGATTTTAA